One part of the Granulicella arctica genome encodes these proteins:
- a CDS encoding carbonic anhydrase has protein sequence MAIDPVLNELKAGILRFQTNVYPSLEETYKKAVLAPQQPKTLMITCADSRIDIESVTQSGPGELFITRNIGNMVPAYGEMLGGVSAVIEYAVTALKVQHVVVCGHSDCGAMKALMHPEAVTAMPTVKSWLTNAAAALSGTLAAKDEQPSDFLRRLTEQNVLLQLQHLQTHPSVAGAMARNELTISGWVYDIGTGDIRISEDGNRAFHEVEAEAIAQ, from the coding sequence ATGGCGATCGATCCAGTGTTGAATGAGCTGAAGGCCGGGATTCTGCGATTCCAGACGAATGTGTATCCGAGCCTGGAAGAGACGTACAAGAAGGCGGTGCTGGCTCCGCAGCAGCCGAAGACGCTGATGATTACGTGTGCGGATTCGCGGATCGATATCGAGTCCGTCACGCAGAGCGGGCCGGGCGAGTTGTTTATTACACGGAACATCGGCAACATGGTTCCGGCGTATGGGGAGATGCTGGGTGGTGTGAGCGCGGTGATCGAGTATGCGGTGACGGCGCTGAAGGTGCAGCACGTGGTGGTGTGCGGGCACTCGGATTGCGGCGCGATGAAGGCGCTGATGCATCCGGAGGCGGTGACGGCGATGCCGACGGTGAAGTCGTGGCTGACGAATGCGGCGGCGGCGTTGAGTGGAACGCTGGCGGCGAAGGATGAGCAGCCGAGTGATTTTTTGCGGCGGCTGACGGAGCAGAATGTTCTATTGCAGTTACAACATCTACAGACTCATCCTTCTGTTGCGGGAGCGATGGCGCGGAATGAGCTGACGATCTCGGGGTGGGTGTACGACATCGGCACGGGAGACATCCGGATCTCGGAGGATGGGAACCGGGCGTTTCATGAGGTGGAAGCCGAGGCGATCGCTCAGTGA
- a CDS encoding holo-ACP synthase produces MVVGLGTDLMEIARVEASIERYGEQFLRRVFTEGEIAYCQQKKRTAAESFAARFAAKEAGAKALGTGISRGIAWKEIEVLRRQGERPELEFHGRAAERARTMGVTRISLSLTHSRDMAMAVVVLED; encoded by the coding sequence ATGGTGGTTGGCCTGGGGACGGACCTGATGGAGATTGCTCGGGTAGAGGCCAGCATCGAGCGGTATGGCGAGCAGTTTCTGCGGCGTGTGTTTACAGAGGGGGAGATCGCATACTGCCAGCAGAAGAAGCGGACTGCGGCGGAGAGCTTTGCGGCGCGGTTTGCGGCGAAGGAGGCGGGCGCGAAGGCGCTGGGGACGGGGATCAGCCGGGGCATCGCGTGGAAGGAGATTGAGGTACTGCGAAGGCAAGGGGAGCGGCCGGAGCTGGAGTTTCATGGGCGGGCGGCGGAGCGGGCTCGGACGATGGGCGTGACGCGGATCTCGCTGAGCCTGACGCACAGCCGGGATATGGCGATGGCGGTGGTGGTGCTTGAGGATTGA
- a CDS encoding Dabb family protein: MPSPEPNYTISMIVHTFAFRWKPEATQDQKDRALTEIRALQGQIPGLLETMAGVNISPRSQGYELGGVMKFADKAALDAYSDHPVHQKLLSWLMPLINPIEVDFEA, from the coding sequence GTGCCCTCGCCTGAGCCGAACTACACTATCAGCATGATCGTCCACACATTCGCCTTTCGCTGGAAGCCAGAAGCCACCCAGGACCAAAAAGATCGCGCCCTCACCGAGATCCGCGCCCTGCAAGGCCAGATCCCCGGCCTCCTCGAAACCATGGCCGGCGTCAACATCTCCCCCCGCTCCCAGGGCTACGAGCTGGGCGGAGTCATGAAGTTCGCCGACAAAGCCGCCCTCGACGCCTACAGCGACCACCCCGTCCACCAGAAACTCCTCTCCTGGCTCATGCCGCTCATCAACCCCATAGAGGTCGACTTCGAAGCCTAG
- a CDS encoding HNH endonuclease, with the protein MLPTRTLPGGRTTRRALSTGPNGLPLCRWCDLEILAKRRRTFCSDYCVHQHCLRTDPGYLRDQVFARDHGLCALCQADTVAIYNALKRSRGPARAAGLSLYGMKTITSRRSLWDADHILPVAEGGGQCDLSNLRTLCLPCHRETTAQLRLRLRKPNSANSPQKLPS; encoded by the coding sequence ATGCTCCCCACCCGCACCCTTCCCGGAGGCCGCACCACCCGCCGCGCCCTCTCCACCGGGCCCAACGGCCTTCCCCTCTGCCGCTGGTGCGACCTCGAAATCCTCGCCAAACGCCGCCGCACCTTCTGCTCCGACTACTGCGTCCACCAGCACTGCCTCCGCACCGATCCCGGCTACCTCCGCGACCAGGTCTTCGCCCGCGACCACGGCCTCTGCGCTCTCTGTCAGGCCGATACCGTCGCCATCTACAACGCCCTAAAACGCAGCCGAGGCCCCGCCCGTGCCGCCGGACTCTCCCTCTACGGCATGAAGACCATCACCAGCCGCCGCTCCCTCTGGGACGCCGACCACATCCTCCCCGTCGCCGAAGGCGGAGGCCAGTGCGACCTCTCGAACCTCCGCACCCTCTGCCTCCCTTGCCACCGCGAAACCACCGCCCAGCTCCGCCTGCGCCTCCGCAAACCGAACTCCGCCAACTCACCACAAAAACTGCCATCCTGA
- a CDS encoding bestrophin family ion channel, translating into MIVPRSPQIRRMVAYIGWPLMTMAVYDVAIVVAYKVLHWQWVALPHVPLALYGSAIGIILGFRNNSSYARWWEARTLWGAIVNNSRSLGRQVLTGMRAKAEDAAALQELQRRIIYHQIAYVQALRQHLRGLDVCSELTRLLSAEDLEGLQEQKNVPLELQRRIGALIHEGEAREWIHPLQWQAMDHSLNDLGDAQGGAERIKNTPMPKQYDYFPQLFVKIYCIMLPLGMVANLGWFTTLGSTLVAFIFLALDKIGRDLEDPFDNTEFDVPLTAITTTIEVNLRQMLGETELPAAEKPIRGVLW; encoded by the coding sequence GTGATCGTTCCGCGGTCGCCGCAGATACGGCGGATGGTTGCATATATAGGCTGGCCGCTGATGACGATGGCGGTCTACGATGTGGCGATTGTGGTCGCGTACAAGGTGCTGCACTGGCAGTGGGTGGCGCTGCCGCATGTACCGCTGGCGCTGTATGGGTCGGCGATTGGGATCATTCTGGGGTTTCGGAATAACTCCTCGTATGCGCGGTGGTGGGAGGCGCGGACGCTGTGGGGCGCGATTGTGAACAACTCGCGCAGCCTGGGGCGTCAGGTGCTGACGGGGATGCGGGCGAAGGCAGAGGATGCGGCGGCGCTACAGGAGCTGCAGCGGCGGATTATCTATCACCAGATTGCGTATGTGCAGGCGCTGCGTCAGCATCTGCGCGGGCTGGATGTGTGCAGCGAGCTGACGCGGCTGCTGAGCGCGGAGGATCTGGAGGGTTTGCAGGAGCAGAAGAATGTTCCGCTGGAGTTGCAGCGGCGGATCGGAGCGCTGATTCACGAGGGCGAGGCGCGGGAGTGGATCCATCCGCTGCAATGGCAGGCGATGGACCATAGCCTGAACGATCTGGGTGACGCGCAGGGTGGGGCGGAGCGGATCAAGAACACGCCGATGCCGAAGCAGTACGATTATTTTCCGCAACTGTTTGTGAAGATCTACTGCATCATGCTGCCGTTGGGGATGGTGGCGAACCTGGGGTGGTTTACGACGCTGGGATCGACGCTGGTGGCGTTTATTTTTCTGGCGCTGGACAAGATTGGGCGGGATCTGGAAGATCCGTTCGATAACACGGAGTTCGACGTGCCGCTGACGGCGATTACGACGACGATTGAGGTGAATCTGCGACAGATGCTGGGGGAGACGGAGCTGCCTGCGGCGGAGAAGCCTATTCGGGGTGTGTTGTGGTGA
- a CDS encoding ABC transporter ATP-binding protein, producing the protein MSSATTPPIIIAQNLGKTYRSGKLDVTALHGVNFSVDPGEFVAIVGPSGSGKSTLFYLLGGLTSATAGSVTIDGTDFAKLSDPERTKMRRSRIGFIFQRFNLLPTLSAMGNIEIAHDIANLGATPKKPLDHALLEHLSDLLGIKGRLDHRPNELSGGEQQRVAIARALISRPAIVLADEPTGNLDTKNSDAVLEMLRTSSRELNQTVLMITHNPDAAQIADRILHMRDGEIVRIEKGSGHAAVATA; encoded by the coding sequence ATGAGCTCTGCCACAACGCCGCCCATCATCATCGCCCAAAATCTCGGCAAGACCTACCGCTCCGGCAAGCTCGACGTCACAGCCCTCCACGGCGTCAACTTCTCCGTCGATCCCGGCGAGTTCGTCGCCATCGTCGGTCCCTCAGGCTCCGGCAAGTCCACCCTCTTCTACCTCCTCGGCGGCCTCACCTCAGCCACCGCTGGCTCCGTCACCATCGACGGCACCGACTTCGCCAAGCTCTCCGACCCCGAGCGCACCAAGATGCGCCGCTCCCGCATCGGCTTCATCTTCCAGCGCTTCAACCTCCTGCCCACCCTCTCCGCCATGGGCAACATCGAGATTGCGCACGACATCGCCAACCTCGGTGCCACCCCCAAGAAGCCCCTCGACCACGCCCTCCTCGAACACCTCTCCGATCTGCTCGGCATCAAGGGCCGCCTCGATCACCGCCCCAACGAGCTCTCCGGCGGCGAGCAGCAGCGCGTCGCCATCGCCCGCGCCCTCATCAGCCGCCCCGCCATCGTCCTCGCCGACGAGCCCACCGGCAACCTCGACACCAAGAACTCCGACGCCGTCCTCGAGATGCTCCGCACCTCCTCCCGCGAGCTCAACCAGACCGTCCTGATGATCACCCACAACCCCGACGCCGCCCAAATCGCCGACCGCATCCTCCACATGCGCGACGGAGAGATCGTCCGCATCGAAAAAGGCTCAGGCCACGCCGCAGTAGCCACCGCCTAA
- a CDS encoding M13 family metallopeptidase — protein MRVRSLVPVFLLSSGLCFGQAILVADMPSGPVKEPAKPISFDLSAIDKTADPCTDFYQYACGNWKKNNPIPADQTRWGRFNELAERNNYLLYQDLKAAADAPKTPLQKKYGDYFAACMNVDEANKLGAKPIEPALGKVAAFEDKAKLAMLVTELSRHDGVRLFFGFGSDQDQKDSTKQIGEFEQGGLSLPDRDYYLKDDARSAKIREQYVAHVTAMFVLLGDSPEKAAAEAKSVMTIETALAKGSMPRVELRDPKNVYHVMTIAQFDTLAPGFGWKTYLTENKLGDLATVNVATPGYFEAMDAVVKSSSMDDLKSYMRWHVLHTYAGVLSEPFVKENFDFFQATLGGQKEQTPQWKRCTTMTDRALGEAVGQDWVKQNFPPAAKENMEKLVNALTTSLDKDIAGLDWMSATTKVEAEKKLAAFRRKIGYPETWRDYGKLEVKRDDAVGNAERVSYFNTRRNLDKIGKPVDEKEWSMTPPTVNAYYNPAMNDINFPAGILQPPFYDFAIDPAVNFGAIGVVIGHEMTHGFDDQGSQYDAQGNVKVWWTPEDRTKFEERTDCEVKEYDGFQVAEGAHLNGKLTLGENTADNGGLRIAYAALMQVLAAEGPGAEEKKIDGYTPAQRYFLGFGQVWCENVREQTSRMRAMTDPHSSGQWRTNGSVQNFDEFGKAFGCKVGQPMMPAKSCRVW, from the coding sequence ATGCGCGTCAGGTCTCTCGTTCCCGTTTTTCTGCTTTCCAGCGGCTTGTGTTTTGGACAGGCCATTCTTGTTGCGGACATGCCTTCCGGCCCGGTGAAGGAGCCGGCGAAGCCGATCAGCTTCGATCTTTCGGCTATCGATAAGACGGCTGACCCGTGCACGGACTTTTATCAGTACGCGTGTGGCAACTGGAAGAAGAACAATCCCATTCCGGCGGACCAGACGCGGTGGGGGCGGTTCAATGAGCTGGCGGAGCGGAACAACTATCTGTTGTACCAGGACCTGAAGGCGGCGGCGGATGCGCCGAAGACTCCTCTCCAGAAGAAGTATGGGGACTACTTCGCGGCGTGCATGAATGTCGATGAGGCGAACAAGCTGGGAGCGAAGCCGATCGAACCTGCACTGGGCAAGGTCGCGGCGTTTGAGGATAAGGCGAAGCTGGCGATGCTGGTTACCGAGCTGAGCAGACACGATGGGGTGCGGCTGTTCTTCGGTTTCGGTTCGGATCAGGACCAGAAGGATTCGACGAAGCAGATCGGCGAGTTCGAGCAGGGTGGGCTGTCGCTGCCGGACCGGGATTATTACCTGAAGGACGATGCGCGGTCGGCGAAGATTCGCGAGCAGTATGTGGCGCATGTGACGGCGATGTTCGTGTTGTTGGGGGATTCGCCGGAGAAGGCAGCGGCCGAGGCGAAGAGTGTGATGACGATCGAGACGGCACTGGCGAAGGGCTCGATGCCACGGGTGGAGTTGAGGGACCCGAAGAATGTGTACCACGTGATGACGATCGCGCAGTTCGACACGCTGGCTCCGGGCTTCGGGTGGAAGACGTATCTGACGGAGAACAAGCTGGGCGATCTGGCGACGGTCAATGTCGCGACGCCGGGGTACTTTGAAGCTATGGATGCGGTGGTGAAGTCGTCGAGCATGGACGACCTGAAGAGCTACATGCGCTGGCATGTGTTGCATACCTATGCGGGCGTTCTGAGCGAGCCATTTGTGAAGGAGAACTTCGACTTCTTTCAGGCGACGCTGGGTGGGCAGAAGGAGCAGACTCCGCAGTGGAAGCGCTGCACGACGATGACGGATCGGGCGCTGGGCGAGGCGGTGGGTCAGGACTGGGTGAAGCAGAACTTCCCTCCGGCAGCGAAGGAAAATATGGAGAAGCTGGTGAATGCGCTGACCACCTCGCTGGATAAGGACATCGCCGGGCTGGACTGGATGAGCGCGACGACGAAGGTGGAAGCGGAGAAAAAATTGGCGGCGTTCCGGCGGAAGATCGGCTATCCGGAGACGTGGCGGGACTACGGCAAGCTCGAGGTGAAGCGCGACGATGCGGTAGGGAACGCGGAACGGGTGTCCTACTTCAATACGCGCCGGAACCTGGACAAGATCGGCAAGCCTGTGGACGAGAAGGAGTGGAGCATGACGCCGCCGACGGTGAATGCGTACTACAACCCGGCGATGAACGATATCAACTTCCCTGCCGGGATTCTGCAGCCTCCGTTCTATGACTTTGCAATTGATCCGGCGGTGAACTTCGGCGCGATTGGGGTGGTGATCGGGCATGAGATGACGCACGGCTTCGACGATCAGGGCAGCCAGTATGACGCGCAGGGAAATGTGAAGGTGTGGTGGACGCCGGAGGATCGGACAAAGTTCGAAGAGCGGACGGACTGCGAGGTGAAAGAGTACGACGGGTTCCAGGTAGCGGAAGGCGCTCACCTGAACGGCAAGCTGACGCTGGGAGAGAACACGGCGGACAACGGCGGACTGCGCATTGCGTATGCCGCGCTGATGCAGGTGCTGGCTGCGGAGGGTCCCGGGGCTGAGGAGAAGAAGATCGACGGGTATACACCGGCGCAGCGGTACTTCCTCGGCTTTGGGCAGGTGTGGTGCGAGAACGTGCGGGAGCAGACGTCGCGGATGCGGGCGATGACCGATCCGCACTCGAGCGGGCAGTGGCGGACGAACGGCAGCGTGCAGAACTTTGACGAGTTCGGCAAGGCGTTTGGCTGCAAAGTAGGCCAGCCAATGATGCCGGCGAAGAGCTGCCGGGTGTGGTAG
- a CDS encoding energy transducer TonB, whose translation MRYDSSMGRVAIIALLAALGLSTGCAKPPQPPANIVSPLIGLPPIMIDTTRAGLDVREMPSAEMVATTERSVQVAPSVASAMLERRPVRTGFPAGARAKHLSSGHVVFRVIVGRDGVVEGLTAIEASDAVFVPIATASVQSWQYRPYLLNGRAVAMDTTARVDFALGR comes from the coding sequence ATGCGATACGATTCTAGTATGGGGAGAGTTGCGATTATCGCGCTGCTGGCGGCGCTTGGACTGAGTACTGGATGCGCAAAGCCGCCTCAGCCGCCGGCGAATATCGTGTCGCCGCTGATTGGGCTGCCGCCGATCATGATCGATACGACGCGGGCGGGGCTGGATGTGCGGGAGATGCCGTCGGCGGAGATGGTGGCGACGACGGAGCGGTCGGTGCAGGTGGCCCCGAGTGTAGCGAGCGCGATGTTGGAGCGGCGTCCGGTGCGGACGGGGTTTCCGGCTGGGGCTCGGGCGAAACATCTTTCTTCAGGCCACGTGGTGTTTCGCGTAATTGTGGGACGGGATGGAGTAGTTGAGGGGCTGACGGCGATTGAGGCTTCGGATGCGGTGTTTGTGCCGATCGCTACGGCTTCGGTGCAGAGCTGGCAGTATCGGCCGTATCTGCTGAATGGGCGGGCGGTGGCGATGGATACTACGGCTCGGGTGGATTTTGCTTTGGGGCGGTAG
- a CDS encoding protease pro-enzyme activation domain-containing protein, with protein MPRIVRRLLSTFVLFGAVFSAAAQSSQPAQSPQADRIAAHPNLRPTTRLAGHLPAWANSANDAGVVPDNTSLRLTFVLARSPERQAAFTQLLADQQNPASSSYHHWLTPQQIGTLYGPTQHDLDALTVWLTSQGLTVTAIAPSRVFVTVEAPASTVANALSITFHYFNLPAATGEPAAKPRLSATSNPAIPVAFATLVTSISGLADIPLHPMSQSHSMAMPPSSALHPDYTYSSTQHFLTPGDFATIFDITSIYNSGINGAGQKVAIIGGSRVANTDISEFESLIGATANLPNVIIPPTGTDPGIAANTDQGEAVLDVIRVLGTAPSAQADLVVSGNLVSTSGIYIAAEYEVQTLLDPIMNISFSSCEASTAGQSDVNSWNTLFSQAAAEGISVFISSGDSGAATCDKAFTTPPTTQQLSINTLCASSYATCVGGTELNDTANLSAYWSSTDSSNGSSALSYIPEGGWNEPTTSTGATIIAASGGGASIYIAKPSWQTGTGVPSDSHRDVPDMSFPAAGHNGYFACYAYGGGDCANSHFQVFAGTSASAPSMAGVTALLNQKIGTSQGNLNPLLYHLAALASSPFHDATPATSGVAGCSLATPSMCNNSTPGVTSLTGGLAGYALTTGYDQVTGLGSLDVANFLGGAASVTGISLTSASSSLTLTAGATTGNTDAITVNSAFYDGTAALGCTVSYNGTGTPTFIPTCSFSPGSVTLPANGSAVSTLTLSTTAAQAAAVATATHPAQPIPTRSSGHTPTGLSRLTLCSILLLTLLPARRRLRSLRSWQTLPTALLLLVTLGALSACSGSSTAISSNPLLISTTTTALTAASTSLNLGATDIFTATVANAGFNTAVTPTGTVQFLQNGTVIGTATLSGGIATSTAITFATAGTYNITAVYQGDDNFSTSTSAKVPLTVTATGTTLGSYTVTIKATGADSITATTTVALTIQ; from the coding sequence ATGCCCCGCATCGTTCGGCGTCTGCTATCTACCTTTGTTCTATTTGGAGCTGTATTTTCTGCTGCTGCCCAGAGCTCTCAACCTGCGCAAAGCCCACAGGCGGACCGCATCGCCGCGCATCCCAACCTCCGCCCTACCACACGCCTCGCCGGACACCTCCCCGCCTGGGCCAACAGCGCCAACGACGCCGGCGTCGTCCCCGACAACACCAGCCTCCGCCTCACCTTCGTCCTCGCACGCTCCCCCGAGCGCCAGGCCGCCTTCACCCAGCTCCTCGCCGACCAGCAGAACCCCGCCTCATCCAGCTACCACCACTGGCTCACCCCCCAGCAGATCGGCACCCTCTACGGACCCACACAGCACGATCTCGACGCTCTCACCGTCTGGCTCACCTCGCAGGGCCTCACCGTCACCGCGATCGCTCCCAGCCGCGTCTTCGTCACTGTCGAAGCCCCCGCCTCCACCGTCGCCAACGCCCTCAGCATCACCTTCCACTACTTCAACCTCCCCGCCGCAACCGGCGAGCCCGCCGCCAAACCCCGCCTCTCCGCAACCTCCAATCCCGCCATCCCCGTTGCCTTCGCCACCCTCGTCACCTCCATCTCCGGCCTCGCCGACATCCCCCTCCATCCCATGAGCCAGAGCCACTCCATGGCCATGCCCCCCAGCTCGGCCCTCCATCCCGACTACACCTACTCCAGCACCCAGCACTTCCTCACCCCCGGCGACTTCGCCACCATCTTCGACATCACCTCCATCTACAACTCAGGCATCAACGGAGCCGGGCAGAAGGTCGCCATCATCGGTGGCTCCCGCGTCGCCAACACCGACATCTCCGAGTTCGAATCCCTCATCGGAGCCACCGCCAACCTTCCCAATGTCATCATCCCGCCCACCGGCACCGATCCCGGCATCGCCGCGAACACCGATCAGGGTGAGGCCGTCCTCGACGTCATCCGCGTCCTCGGCACCGCCCCCAGCGCCCAGGCCGACCTCGTCGTCAGCGGCAATCTCGTCTCCACCAGCGGCATCTATATCGCCGCCGAGTATGAGGTCCAGACCCTCCTCGATCCCATCATGAACATCAGCTTCAGCTCCTGCGAAGCCTCCACAGCCGGACAGTCCGACGTCAATAGCTGGAACACCCTCTTCTCCCAGGCCGCAGCCGAAGGCATCTCCGTCTTCATCTCCTCCGGCGACTCCGGCGCCGCTACCTGCGATAAGGCCTTCACCACGCCGCCCACCACCCAGCAGCTCAGCATCAACACCCTCTGCGCCAGCTCCTACGCCACCTGCGTCGGTGGAACCGAGCTCAACGACACCGCCAATCTCTCCGCCTACTGGTCCTCCACCGACTCCTCCAACGGCAGCTCCGCCCTCAGCTACATCCCCGAAGGCGGTTGGAACGAACCGACCACCTCCACCGGAGCCACTATCATCGCCGCCAGCGGAGGCGGAGCCAGCATCTACATCGCCAAGCCCTCCTGGCAGACCGGCACCGGCGTCCCCAGCGACTCCCACCGCGACGTCCCCGACATGAGCTTTCCCGCCGCCGGCCATAACGGCTACTTCGCCTGCTACGCCTACGGTGGCGGAGACTGCGCCAACAGCCACTTTCAGGTCTTCGCCGGAACCTCCGCCTCCGCGCCCTCCATGGCCGGCGTCACCGCCCTCCTCAACCAGAAGATCGGTACCTCCCAGGGCAACCTCAACCCGCTCCTCTACCACCTCGCCGCATTGGCAAGCTCCCCTTTCCACGACGCCACCCCTGCCACCAGCGGGGTCGCCGGTTGCAGCCTCGCCACCCCCAGCATGTGCAACAACAGCACCCCCGGCGTCACCTCCCTCACCGGCGGCCTCGCTGGCTACGCCCTCACCACCGGCTACGATCAGGTCACCGGCCTCGGCTCCCTCGACGTCGCCAACTTCCTCGGAGGAGCAGCCAGCGTCACCGGTATCAGCCTCACCTCTGCCTCCAGCAGCCTCACCCTCACCGCTGGAGCCACCACCGGCAACACCGACGCCATCACCGTCAACTCCGCCTTCTACGACGGCACCGCCGCTCTCGGCTGTACCGTCAGCTACAACGGGACCGGAACCCCAACCTTCATCCCCACCTGTAGCTTCAGCCCCGGCTCCGTCACCCTTCCCGCCAACGGCTCCGCCGTCAGCACCCTCACCCTCTCTACCACCGCCGCACAAGCCGCCGCCGTCGCCACAGCCACGCACCCCGCACAACCCATCCCCACGCGTTCGAGCGGCCACACCCCAACCGGCCTCAGCCGCCTGACCCTCTGCTCGATCCTCCTGCTCACCCTCCTTCCCGCCCGCCGCCGCCTGCGCTCCCTCCGCTCCTGGCAGACCCTCCCCACTGCACTCCTGCTCCTCGTCACCCTCGGAGCTCTATCCGCTTGCAGCGGAAGCAGCACCGCCATCAGCTCCAACCCCCTGCTCATCAGCACCACCACCACCGCCCTCACCGCTGCCTCCACCAGCCTCAACCTCGGAGCCACCGACATCTTCACCGCCACCGTAGCCAACGCCGGATTCAACACCGCCGTCACCCCCACCGGCACCGTCCAGTTCCTTCAGAACGGCACCGTCATCGGCACCGCAACCCTCTCCGGCGGCATTGCCACCTCCACCGCCATCACCTTCGCCACCGCAGGAACCTACAACATCACCGCCGTCTACCAGGGTGATGACAACTTCTCCACCTCTACCTCCGCCAAGGTTCCCCTCACCGTCACCGCCACCGGAACCACCCTCGGCTCCTACACCGTCACCATCAAAGCCACCGGCGCCGACAGCATCACCGCCACCACCACCGTCGCCCTCACCATCCAGTAG
- a CDS encoding MlaD family protein, with the protein MPSQQEVRWSQLKVGVIVMAASVVLVTLLFLMTSSSGLGVFSKKLTVVTYFENAAGIKEGAPVNLQGVTIGNVKAVTVVANPARKLTPVRVVMKIDKKYAADVKEDSKASLTTVGVLGDTVVDINSQVATGLPMQDGDELKTLETPSITDVVKASQGTIEQLNVILAKMNTVVDNLQAGKGSVGQLINNPDLYNKANATVDELLTLEKNLNNGRGSIGKLMTDDTMYNRLNAAAGKLDDITTQLDAGKGTAGKLLKDETLYNNLNATLVNANTILTDANAGKGGLGLMLKDPKFRAQLSDTLTQVNSLVAGINEGKGTLGKMASDDAVYTNLNALLTGSTDLVAAIRKDPKKYLTIHMKIF; encoded by the coding sequence ATGCCTAGCCAGCAGGAAGTCCGGTGGTCGCAGTTGAAGGTCGGCGTGATTGTGATGGCTGCGTCGGTGGTGCTGGTGACGCTGCTGTTCCTGATGACGAGTTCGTCGGGGCTGGGCGTGTTTTCGAAGAAGCTGACGGTCGTGACGTACTTCGAGAATGCGGCGGGGATTAAAGAGGGCGCTCCGGTCAACCTGCAAGGGGTGACGATCGGCAATGTGAAGGCGGTGACGGTGGTCGCAAACCCGGCGCGCAAGCTGACGCCGGTACGTGTGGTGATGAAGATCGATAAGAAATACGCGGCGGATGTGAAAGAAGACTCGAAGGCCTCGTTGACGACGGTTGGGGTGCTGGGCGATACGGTGGTGGATATCAATAGCCAGGTGGCGACTGGGCTTCCGATGCAGGACGGCGACGAGCTGAAGACGCTGGAGACGCCGAGCATTACAGATGTCGTGAAGGCGAGCCAGGGGACGATCGAGCAGTTGAATGTGATTCTGGCGAAGATGAACACGGTCGTCGATAACTTACAGGCGGGCAAGGGGTCGGTGGGGCAGTTGATCAACAATCCTGACCTGTACAACAAGGCGAATGCAACGGTGGATGAGCTGCTGACGCTTGAGAAGAATTTGAATAATGGACGTGGCTCGATCGGCAAGTTGATGACGGACGATACGATGTACAACCGTCTGAATGCTGCGGCGGGGAAGCTGGATGACATTACGACGCAGCTCGATGCAGGCAAGGGCACGGCGGGCAAACTGCTGAAGGACGAGACGCTGTACAACAACCTGAATGCGACGCTGGTGAATGCGAATACGATCCTGACGGATGCGAACGCAGGCAAGGGCGGGCTGGGATTGATGCTGAAGGATCCGAAGTTCCGGGCGCAGTTGAGCGATACGCTGACGCAGGTGAACTCGTTGGTGGCGGGGATCAACGAGGGCAAGGGCACGCTGGGCAAGATGGCATCCGATGATGCGGTGTATACGAATCTGAATGCTCTGCTGACGGGGAGCACGGATTTGGTGGCGGCGATTCGGAAGGACCCGAAGAAGTATTTGACGATTCATATGAAGATTTTTTGA
- a CDS encoding thioredoxin family protein, with the protein MSKTQSVMVELGTVAPAFELMDVVSGRAVGRDDVVATAWGDDASKPERPGLLVMFICVHCPYVKHVEEELARIGRDYAGKIGVVAISSNDVVAYPQDGPEEMKKQAERLGFTFPYLFDEMQEVAREYDAACTPDFFLFDGESKLVYRGQLDESRPRRGDSGNDVPVTGKDLRAAMDAVIGGVRPDTNQRTSLGCNIKWRE; encoded by the coding sequence ATGTCGAAGACGCAGTCGGTGATGGTGGAGCTGGGGACGGTGGCTCCGGCGTTTGAGCTGATGGATGTGGTGAGCGGGCGGGCGGTGGGACGCGACGATGTGGTGGCAACGGCGTGGGGCGACGATGCATCGAAGCCGGAAAGACCTGGGTTGCTGGTGATGTTTATCTGCGTCCACTGTCCTTATGTAAAGCATGTGGAGGAAGAGCTGGCGCGGATTGGGCGGGACTATGCGGGGAAGATCGGGGTGGTGGCGATCTCGTCGAATGACGTGGTGGCGTATCCGCAGGATGGGCCGGAGGAGATGAAGAAACAGGCGGAGCGGCTGGGGTTCACGTTTCCGTATCTGTTCGATGAGATGCAGGAGGTGGCGCGGGAGTATGACGCTGCGTGCACGCCTGATTTCTTTTTGTTCGATGGAGAGTCGAAACTGGTGTACCGGGGGCAGTTGGATGAGAGCCGGCCTCGGCGCGGAGACTCGGGTAACGATGTTCCGGTGACAGGCAAGGATTTGAGAGCAGCAATGGACGCGGTGATCGGCGGAGTGCGGCCGGATACGAACCAGCGGACGAGTCTGGGATGCAACATCAAGTGGCGCGAGTAG